Proteins from a single region of Catharus ustulatus isolate bCatUst1 chromosome 22, bCatUst1.pri.v2, whole genome shotgun sequence:
- the LOC117006073 gene encoding elastin-like, which translates to LLHQDLSSPVSLPAGAGVPGIAGVPGVPGVPGVPGVPGVPGVPGAVPGVGVGGPAAAAAAKAAAKAAAIGAGRVPGVGVPGVGVPGVGVPGVGIPGVGVPGVGVPGVGVPGLVPGVGIPGGPAAAKAAAKAAKYGAGGLAPGVGGLAPGVGGLVPGVGGLVPGVGGLVPGVGGVPGVGGPAAAAKAAAKAAKFGAGVGGVPGVVPGVGGVPGVTPGVGGVPGLVPGVGVPGTGILPGAGIPQVGVQPGAKPPKFGVPGVGVPGVGGLPGGLGVGGLGVGGLGAAGKPPKPGVGGPGFGVSPIFPGGVGGLGFGGKPPKPYGGALGALGFRGGAGCAAGKYCGRKRK; encoded by the exons TTGCTGCATCAAGATCTGAGTTCTCCTGTCTCActccctgcaggtgctggcgTTCCTGGCATCGCTGGCGTTCCTGGtgttcctggtgtccctggtgtcccaggTGTTCCTGGCGTGCCTGGggttcctggagctgtgcctggtgtTGGAG TGGGTggcccggcagcagcagccgcagccAAGGCTGCAGCGAAAGCAGCGGCAATCG gagcaggacgCGTGCCCGGAGTTGGTGTGCCCGGAGTTGGCGTGCCCGGTGTTGGTGTGCCCGGTGTTGGCATTCCTGGAGTGGGTGTGCCTGGAGTGGGTGTGCCTGGTGTTGGCGTGCCCGGTCTGGTGCCCGGGGTTGGCATTCCAG GAGGTCCGGCAGCCGCCAAAGCAGCCGCCAAAGCAGCCAAGTACG GAGCAGGTGGCCTGGCTCCTGGCGTGGGTGGTCTGGCTCCTGGCGTGGGTGGCCTGGTTCCCGGTGTGGGTGGTCTGGTTCCTGGAGTAGGTGGCCTGGTTCCTGGTGttggaggtgtcccag GTGTTGGaggtccagcagcagcagccaaggcagcagccaaggcagcCAAATTTG GTGCTGGGGTTGGAGGGGTGCCAGGTGTGGTGCCCGGCGTGGGTGGAGTGCCCGGAGTGACACCTGGTGTTGGTGGCGTGCCTGGCTTGGTGCCAGGGGTGGGAGTACCTGGAACTGGCATCCTTCCTGGAGCAG GCATCCCCCAAGTAGGGGTGCAGCCTGGTGCTAAACCTCCCAAATTCG GTGTTCCTGGGGTTGGAGTCCCAGGGGTTGGTGGCCTCCCAG GTGGCCTCGGTGTTGGTGGGCTCGGAGTTGGTGGCCTCG gagctgctgggaaaccTCCCAAGCCAG GGGTTGGAGGTCCCGGCTTCGGCGTATCACCGATATTTCCAG GTGGGGTCGGCGGCCTGGGATTTGGTG GGAAGCCCCCCAAGCCCTACGGAGGagccctgggtgccctgggCTTTAGAG GCGGAGCGGGCTGCGCGGCAGGGAAGTACTGCGGAAGGAAGCGGAAGTAA